One Streptomyces sp. ML-6 genomic region harbors:
- a CDS encoding BTAD domain-containing putative transcriptional regulator, with protein MSRLRRVLATAAEEVRIPRQSGSYVLTVDSPAVDLHRFRGLVGQARAADDSHAAVLFAQALALWRGDAFGDLDTPWFNVLREPWHRERLATEPDLKLPRCPVSR; from the coding sequence GTGTCCCGCCTGCGCCGGGTCCTGGCCACGGCGGCCGAGGAGGTGCGCATCCCACGGCAATCGGGCTCGTACGTCCTCACGGTCGATTCGCCAGCCGTGGACCTGCACCGCTTTCGTGGCCTGGTTGGGCAGGCCCGCGCCGCGGACGACAGCCACGCTGCGGTGCTGTTCGCACAAGCGCTTGCACTGTGGCGCGGCGATGCCTTCGGCGATCTGGACACTCCTTGGTTCAACGTCCTGCGCGAGCCGTGGCACCGGGAGAGACTCGCGACCGAACCGGATCTGAAGCTCCCCCGGTGCCCCGTCAGCCGCTGA